A portion of the Limanda limanda chromosome 3, fLimLim1.1, whole genome shotgun sequence genome contains these proteins:
- the trip4 gene encoding activating signal cointegrator 1, with amino-acid sequence MSDQLLRWILDQLHHVFGLEACDDIVQYILSIESAEEIEEYVGDLLQGTDGDKRMFIDELLCRWRRTQRYAADPGSLYLPAESFSSDSLDPTRDSQKKSKRKGRNKQEVMTASPSEPEPETVKTPIDLMRAQESSSTSSTKKKNKYVNLYAKDGQDRLEVLLPGRHACDCLAQKHPLINNCISCGRIACQQEGSGPCLFCGSLVCTREEQEILQRDSNKSQKLRKKLMGDVGERDYLPHQEAKMKAGLEKAVQHKDKLLDYDKNSVRRTQVLDDESDYFATESNQWLSPGERDKLRRKEEELREMRHASRKDRKITLDFAGRQVVDEGNNLNEYYSKLDETLKAMSNDSKSQMSSGRQGGIQNLRELVNPNIMQAAPEWVNIGGSGNNRRNLEQGKNLPEDKGDEGRNRLRLQDKELQEMSDGGWCLSMHQPWASLLVKGIKRVEGRTWYSSHRGRLWIAAAAKKATPQEIAEVEAMYRHIYKKEPRFPKDYPTGCLLGCVHMSDCLAQEQFREQCPATCEESASPFVFICTNPQELLVKFSMKGKHKIWKLESQYHQGAKKGLVPSAAE; translated from the exons ATACATCCTCTCCATTGAATCGGCTGAGGAGATTGAGGAGTATGTGGGAGACCTCCTCCAGGGCACGGATGGGGACAAAAGGATGTTTATAGACGAGCTCCTCTGCAGATGGAGGAGGACTCAAAGATATGCAGCAGATCCTGGGAGTCTTTATCTTCCTGCGGAATCTTTCTCATCAG ATTCACTAGACCCGACCAGAGATTCCCAGAAGAAGTCTAAACGTAAAGGCCgtaacaaacaggaagtgatgactgCGAGCCCATCGGAGCCTGAGCCCGAAACTGTCAAAACCCCCATCGATCTGATGAGG gCTCAAGAAAGCAGCAGCACCTCttcaacaaagaagaaaaataagtatGTCAATCTCTATGCTAAAGACGGACAGGACAGGCTCGAAGTCTTACTCCCTGGTCGACATGCTTGTGATTGCCTTGCTCAAAAGCATCCGCTCATCAACAACTGCATCAGCTGCGGTCGCATCGCGTGTCAGCAAGAGGGCTCGGGACCCTGCCTCTTCTGTGGAAGCTTG GTCTgcaccagagaggagcaggagattCTGCAGCGAGACTCCAACAAAAGCCAGAAGCTGAGAAAGAAGCTGATGGGAG ACGTTGGAGAAAGAGATTATCTTCCACACCAAGAGGCCAAGATGAAGGCCGGTCTGGAGAAGGCTGTTcagcacaaagacaaactgCTGGACTATGACAAGAACAG TGTCCGGAGAACACAAGTCCTGGACGATGAGTCGGATTACTTTGCGACCGAATCCAATCAGTGGTTGTCGCCCGGCGAGCGTGAcaagctgaggaggaaggaggaggagcttagAGAAATGCGCCACGCCTCTCGCAAGGACAGGAAGATCACACTGGACTTTGCTGGTAGACAAGTGGTTGATGAAGGAAACAACCTCAACGAGTACTACAGCAA GTTGGACGAGACCCTCAAGGCTATGAGCAATGACTCCAAATCACAGATGAGCTCGGGAAGACAAGGTGGAATCCAAAACCTCAGAGAGCTGGTCAACCCCAACATAATGCAGGCTGCACCAGAG TGGGTGAACATTGGAGGCAGTGGGAACAACAGGAGAAACTTGGAGCAGGGAAAGAATTTGCCAGAGGACAAGGGAGACGAAGGACGCAACAGGCTGCGGCTCCAAGacaaagagctgcaggagaTGTCTGACGGAGGCTGGTGCCTCAGCATGCACCAGCCATGGGCCTCGCTGCTGGTCAAAGGCATCAAGAG ggtggAGGGTCGAACCTGGTACTCGTCACACAGAGGTCGTCTTTGGATCGCTGCTGCAGCCAAGAAGGCCACTCCTCAGGAGATTGCTGAAGTGGAAGCCATGTACCGCCACATTTACAAGAAAG AGCCACGGTTTCCCAAAGACTACCCGACTGGCTGCCTGTTGGGCTGCGTCCACATGAGTGACTGTCTGGCTCAGGAGCAGTTCAGAGAACAG TGCCCTGCTACCTGTGAGGAGTCCGCCTCCCCATTCGTCTTCATCTGCACCAACcctcaggagctgctggtgaaATTCTCCATGAAAGGGAAGCACAAGATCT